The following proteins are encoded in a genomic region of Amphiura filiformis chromosome 11, Afil_fr2py, whole genome shotgun sequence:
- the LOC140163747 gene encoding uncharacterized protein: MPSLKQTVSALYRELKEQTSQYNPPVQKTILNLAMATFGKTRFASHIKFISTCLHRLKFNANITHESSYLRRSSLALNQCSRKLMRSALSTMTDRKTHFDLQMRNLRSELTSQLSDTKHARHLIHMANSQLFQFISQIKTDRLKRLDSTGLVNQRKASAAHHKLVVTIPPNLALTEDERSVLSKGLNFVPLDYSPKEFDIRQDVDAFYRRLRLKYHFQDESPNDNSDPDPFENLQPKRSTWTPPPGENKIIDKVINRCRDELEPYLKSKATYKPNMSQNELSALKKLKANRDIIIKSADKGGAVVVWDSNLYTEEANRQLSDVSTYTKLNADPNPASQEAVSRKVKDLIKQKKLPASAKSRIHPCPQIANFYMLPKIHK, encoded by the coding sequence ATGCCGTCATTGAAACAAACAGTTTCTGCCTTGTACAGGGAACTTAAAGAACAAACCAGCCAATACAATCCACCAGTTCAAAAAACCATCTTGAACTTGGCCATGGCCACCTTTGGCAAAACACGCTTTGCTAGCCATATAAAATTTATCAGCACATGTCTTCACCGCTTAAAGTTCAACGCCAATATAACTCATGAGTCATCGTATTTACGCCGAAGTAGCCTTGCTCTTAACCAATGCTCACGTAAACTCATGCGTTCCGCCTTATCTACTATGACTGACAGAAAAACTCACTTCGATCTACAGATGAGAAACCTTAGATCTGAGTTAACCTCACAACTATCGGACACCAAGCATGCTCGCCATCTCATCCACATGGCCAACAGTCAActgtttcagtttatttcacagATCAAAACCGACAGGCTTAAACGCTTGGATTCCACCGGTCTTGTAAACCAACGAAAGGCTTCAGCTGCACACCACAAACTTGTAGTTACCATACCACCTAATCTCGCCCTCACAGAGGATGAACGCAGTGTTTTAAGCAAAGGTCTCAACTTTGTGCCTTTGGATTATTCACCTAAGGAATTTGACATTCGCCAGGACGTTGATGCTTTTTATCGTAGACTCCGTCTTAAATACCACTTCCAAGATGAATCTCCTAATGACAACAGCGATCCTGATCCATTTGAAAACCTACAACCCAAACGTTCCACCTGGACACCTCCCCCTGGAGAAAACAAGATCATTGACAAAGTTATTAATAGATGCCGCGATGAACTAGAACCATACTTGAAGTCTAAGGCTACTTACAAACCCAACATGAGCCAGAATGAACTATCTGCTTTGAAAAAGCTCAAGGCCAACCGCGACATAATCATCAAAAGTGCCGACAAAGGCGGGGCAGTAGTCGTTTGGGACAGCAATTTGTACACGGAGGAAGCTAACAGGCAACTATCTGATGTTAGCACTTACACCAAACTCAATGCTGATCCTAACCCTGCTAGTCAAGAGGCCGTTAGTAGAAAAGTCAAAGATCTCATCAAACAGAAGAAACTTCCCGCATCTGCCAAAAGTCGCATCCACCCATGTCCGCAGATCGCTAACTTTTATATGCTACCCAAAATACACAAATAG